One genomic segment of Cololabis saira isolate AMF1-May2022 chromosome 22, fColSai1.1, whole genome shotgun sequence includes these proteins:
- the relch gene encoding RAB11-binding protein RELCH homolog, translating to MASVNPFNLSDSEEEAERRVNEAVCGESSPSGGAPGPPPAGAEPRSSSSGGGGEGGGAGSSRTSPGAAAAGAGPAALLSPGAGGAGEPRLSVDAVAAQLLRDQYILTALELHTELLEAGRELPRLRDYFSNPGNFERQSGTPPARDQALAPGGPLNRAGSISTLDSLDFARYSDDGNRESDERVAVLEFELRKAKETIQALRANLTQAAESEVPSQERKNFKSNLEIQESIRPLEKRALNFLVNEYLLKNEYKLSSITFSDENDDQDFELWDDVGLNIPKPPDLLQLYRNCSSGLSSPRDVADVSVGVDFSDVPGNCVTPLKPDLSQQQQTEVVQELEYQLQLLSSEKQSLAEQIKKLQSEIQTLKRTVSSPALASLDPGSQNSPNHSSSSTTACAADPPSVPPVDNGQYIDIRGVSEAKNDVDPPSAQNASQSHLQSCNMIKSQPRAHFDQPNRKLSPAFQQALLSFCRMCSDSRLGAEVSRIADSEESVMLMLGRCLPHIVPNVLLAKRERMVAHLCQELIPLILCTACLHPEPKERDQLLHILFNLIKRPDDEQRQMILTGCVAFARHVGPTRVEAELLPQCWEQINHKYPERRLLVAEACGALAPYLPKEIRSSLVLSMLQQMLTEDKADMVREAVVKSLGIIMGYIDDSDKYSLGFELMLLSLGDPSERVVNAVHQVFIPAFAAWTTELGTLQTALIPSLLVRIEKLLVQGEHGLDEHKLHIFLSALQSLISPLFAVVLQNAPFTSRAKLHGDIPAIEVTRFPRPASPLQDLATIIGSREMLSSLLLLYDHQLEHEGTTGWDSLLWVVNQLLPQLIEIVGRINVTSSTCVHEFSRFFWRFCRTFGKIFTNTKVKPQFQEILRLSEENVDALAGNGILTKATVPIYATGVLTCYNQEEDRKLLVGFLEDVMTTLSLSHAPLDSLKASFVELGANPVYHEMLLTVLWYGVVHTSALVRCTAARMFELLVKGVNETLVAQRVVPALITLSSDPEISVRISTIPAFGTIMETVTQKELLERVKMQLASFLEDPQYQDQHSLHIEIIRTFGRVGPNAEPRFRDEFVLPHLHKLALANNSQAVESKRIDIATQLFEAYSALSCCFISEEVMVNHFLPGLRCLHADMEQLSPEHEVILSSMIKECEIKVENRGMSDAQGSMSIASSLVGEDAKTKFLSKMGQLTTSGAMLANVFQRKK from the exons ATGGCGTCGGTGAACCCGTTTAATCTCAGCGACTCTGAAGAGGAAGCCGAGCGGCGGGTGAACGAGGCGGTTTGCGGGGAGAGCAGCCCGAGCGGGGGGGCTCCGGGGCCGCCGCCTGCAGGAGCCGAgccccgcagcagcagcagcggcggagGAGGGGAGGGCGGCGGGGCCGGCTCCAGCCGCACCAGCCCCGGGGCTGCTGCGGCTGGAGCCGGCCCCGCCGCCCTGCTCAGCCCCGGGGCGGGGGGCGCAGGGGAGCCGCGGCTGTCCGTGGACGCCGTGGCCGCCCAGCTGCTGCGGGACCAGTACATCCTCACGGCCCTGGAGCTGCACACGGAGCTGCTGGAGGCGGGCAGGGAGCTGCCGCGGCTCCGGGACTACTTCTCCAACCCGGGCAACTTCGAGCGGCAGAGCGGCACGCCGCCCGCCCGGGACCAGGCTCTGGCCCCCGGAGGACCGCTCA ACCGAGCAGGCAGCATCAGCACCTTGGACTCTCTAGACTTTGCACGGTACTCGGATGACGGCAACCGAGAGTCAGACGAACGGGTGGCAG TGCTGGAGTTTGAGCTACGGAAAGCAAAGGAGACCATTCAGGCTCTGCGCGCCAACTTGACTCAGGCAGCAG AGAGCGAAGTGCCATCCCAGGAGAGAAAAAACTTCAAGTCAAACCTTGAAATTCAG GAGTCTATACGTCCACTGGAAAAAAGAGCCTTAAATTTCCTTGtgaatgaatatttattaaaaaatgaatacaaaCTCTCATCCATCACCTTCTCTGATGAAAATGACGATCAG GACTTCGAGTTGTGGGATGATGTTGGCCTCAACATCCCGAAGCCCCCCGACCTGCTGCAGCTCTACCGGAACTGCAGCAGCGGCCTCTCTTCACCGCGGGACGTGGCCGACGTGTCTGTGGGAGTCGACTTCAGCGACGTTCCAGGAAACTGCGTCACTCCATTGAAGCCGGATCTGTCACAGCAG CAACAAACAGAAGTGGTGCAAGAGCTGGAGtaccagctccagctcctcagCAGTGAGAAGCAGAGCCTCGCAGAGCAGATCAAGAAACTGCAGAG TGAGATTCAGACTCTGAAGAGGACGGTTTCATCTCCAGCTCTGGCTTCACTGGACCCGGGCTCCCAGAATTCCCCCAaccactcctcctcctccaccactgcATGTGCTGCTGACCCTCCCTCTGTA CCTCCTGTAGATAACGGCCAGTATATAGACATCCGAGGGGTTTCAGAGGCTAAAAATGATGTAGACCCTCCCTCTGCTCAGAACGCATCACAGTCCCACCTACAGTCCTGCAACATGATAAAGAGTCAGCCACGTGCCCATTTTGATCAGCCGAACAG GAAGTTGTCTCCAGCCTTCCAGCAAGCCTTACTCTCCTTCTGCAGAATGTGCTCGGACAGTCGCCTTGGGGCAGAG GTGTCGCGCATAGCAGACAGCGAGGAGAGTGTGATGCTCATGCTGGGCCGTTGCCTCCCTCACATTGTCCCCAATGTCCTTCTTGCTAAACGAGAG AGAATGGTTGCGCATCTTTGCCAG GAGTTGATTCCACTCATCTTGTGTACTGCATGCCTTCACCCGGAGCCTAAAGAGAGGGACCAGCTCCTCCATATCCTCTTTAATCTAATCAAGAGACCAGATGATGAACAAAG aCAAATGATCTTGACGGGCTGTGTTGCATTTGCGAGGCACGTTGGTCCCACTCGCGTGGAGGCCGAGCTCCTTCCTCAGTGCTGGGAACAG ATCAACCACAAGTATCCCGAGAGGCGGTTGTTGGTGGCGGAGGCCTGTGGAGCCTTAGCGCCTTACCTGCCT AAAGAAATCCGCAGCTCCCTGGtgttgtccatgttgcagcagaTGCTTACAGAGGACAAGGCTGACATGGTCAGGGAGGCTGTGGTCAAGAGTCTGGGCATTATCATGGGTTATATTGATGACTCTGATAAATACTCTTTG GGCTTTGAGCTCATGCTGCTGTCACTTGGAGACCCATCGGAGCGGGTGGTCAATGCAGTCCACCAGGTCTTCATTCCTGCCTTTGCCGCTTGGACCACTGAGCTAGGCACCCTTCAGACTGCACTCATCCCTTCTCTGTTGGTGCGAATAGAGAAATTACTTGTG CAGGGAGAACATGGTCTGGATGAACACAAGCTACATATATTTCTGTCGGCCCTTCAGTCTCTCATCTCTCCCCTGTTTGCTGTGGTGCTGCAGAATGCACCTTTCACCAGTAGAGCCAAGCTGCACGGAGACATACCTGCAATAGAAG TAACCCGGTTCCCCAGGCCTGCTTCTCCCCTCCAGGACTTGGCGACCATCATCGGCAGCAGAGAGATGCTAAGTTCCCTGCTCCTGCTCTATGACCACCAGCTAGAGCACGAAGGAACCACAGGCTGGGACAGCCTGCTGTGGGTGGTCAACCAGCT CCTTCCTCAGCTCATAGAGATAGTGGGTCGCATTAATGTGACGTCATCAACCTGCGTTCACGAATTCTCTCGCTTCTTCTGGAGGTTCTGTCGCACATTCGGCAAGATCTTCACCAACACTAAG GTTAAACCACAGTTCCAGGAGATTCTCCGACTCTCTGAAGAGAATGTTG ATGCTTTAGCAGGGAACGGGATTCTCACTAAAGCTACGGTGCCCATATATGCTACTGGAGTGCTGACATGTTACAACCAG GAGGAGGATCGCAAGCTGTTGGTGGGTTTCCTGGAGGATGTTATGACGACCCTGTCTCTGTCCCACGCGCCTCTCGACAGCCTGAAGGCCTCGTTTGTGGAGTTGGG AGCAAACCCAGTTTACCATGAAATGCTGCTCACCGTTCTGTGGTACGGCGTGGTCCACACGTCTGCTCTGGTCCGGTGTACCGCTGCACGGATGTTCGAG CTGCTGGTGAAGGGGGTGAATGAGACGCTGGTAGCTCAGAGAGTGGTGCCGGCTCTCATCACACTTTCCTCCGACCCTGAAAT CTCAGTGAGGATCTCCACTATTCCAGCGTTTGGTACCATCATGGAGACCGTCACACAGAAAGAG ctGCTGGAACGTGTAAAAATGCAGCTGGCATCATTCCTGGAAGACCCTCAGTACCAAGATCAGCACTCTTTGCATATAGAGATTATCAGGACGTTCGGAAGGGTTGGACCTAATGCCGAGCCACGCTTCAGAGATGAGT TTGTCCTCCCGCACCTTCACAAGCTTGCTCTAGCTAACAACAGCCAGGCGGTGGAAAGCAAGAGGATCGACATCGCCACCCAGCTGTTTGAGGCCTACAGCGCCCTCTCTTGCTGCT TCATTTCAGAAGAGGTGATGGTCAACCATTTCCTGCCGGGGCTCAGGTGTCTGCACGCCGACATGGAGCAGCTATCTCCAGAGCATGAG GTGATTCTCAGTTCCATGATCAAGGAGTGTGAAATCAAGGTGGAAAACAGAGGCATGTCAGATGCACAAGG atccATGTCCATTGCGTCCAGTTTGGTGGGTGAGGATGCCAAGACCAAGTTTCTGAGCAAGATGGGACAGCTGACCACCTCTGGGGCCATGTTGGCCAACGTCTTCCAGAGGAAGAAATAA